A single region of the Pararhodospirillum photometricum DSM 122 genome encodes:
- a CDS encoding glycine cleavage system protein R produces MTHTLRIAVSGPDRTGLVAALTGRLFDLGAELADTSFATLGQAAEFTLVCDLPDAISADDVRQDLAGLPALAGYSLWVGPFDLPEEAGVGSTITHRLLLAGGNRPGLVARLAEVFGEFGAGIVRLDSNRLSDGKTQRYLIRFEINLPDDREMACLATIKNTAEDLGLTFSFERL; encoded by the coding sequence ATGACCCACACCTTGCGCATTGCCGTTTCTGGCCCCGACCGCACCGGGCTGGTCGCGGCGCTTACGGGCCGCTTGTTTGACCTCGGGGCTGAACTCGCCGACACCAGCTTTGCGACTCTGGGCCAAGCAGCCGAGTTCACCTTGGTTTGCGATCTCCCCGACGCCATCAGCGCCGACGATGTGCGCCAAGACCTCGCCGGTCTGCCGGCGCTGGCCGGCTATTCCTTGTGGGTCGGTCCCTTCGATCTGCCCGAGGAAGCCGGGGTGGGCAGCACCATCACCCACCGCCTCCTGCTCGCCGGCGGCAATCGCCCGGGGTTGGTGGCGCGTCTGGCCGAGGTTTTCGGCGAATTTGGCGCTGGAATCGTCCGGCTTGATTCAAACCGCCTGAGCGACGGCAAAACCCAGCGCTACCTGATCCGCTTCGAGATCAACCTCCCCGACGACCGGGAAATGGCCTGCCTCGCCACGATTAAAAACACGGCCGAAGACCTGGGGCTCACATTCAGCTTCGAGCGCCTCTGA
- a CDS encoding glutaredoxin family protein, whose product MKVEIYTREGCVLCRRVKAWFAGHQIPFHEHDVTRGEDFSRMQERLPEARSIPQIVIGEHGIGGFETLMLYETPILERLREFYPLEG is encoded by the coding sequence ATGAAGGTGGAAATATATACCCGCGAAGGATGTGTCCTTTGCCGTCGCGTCAAAGCGTGGTTTGCAGGTCACCAGATCCCCTTCCATGAGCACGACGTCACCCGGGGAGAAGACTTCTCCCGGATGCAGGAGCGCTTGCCCGAGGCTCGCTCCATTCCCCAAATTGTGATCGGAGAGCATGGCATTGGGGGCTTCGAGACACTCATGCTCTACGAAACCCCTATCTTGGAGCGCTTACGCGAGTTTTATCCCCTTGAGGGATGA
- a CDS encoding DUF4870 family protein: MTTDTPETPSSTPPVEEAPAAPTPSASSATQRGYIMIAYALFAVGMMTGLAMMLGGRGGIFLDLFAAAGAFLVYRNRADFIGSIYESHATWLVRTFVLTLIGLGAGFVAFSFTISRDFGGLVLLVVGLYYIYRVFKGFRTFARARKIADPLAFV, translated from the coding sequence ATGACCACCGATACCCCTGAAACACCGTCGTCCACCCCGCCGGTCGAGGAAGCCCCCGCCGCCCCGACGCCCAGCGCGTCGAGCGCGACCCAGCGCGGCTATATCATGATCGCGTATGCCCTCTTCGCCGTGGGCATGATGACCGGGCTGGCCATGATGCTGGGGGGGCGAGGCGGGATTTTTCTCGATCTTTTCGCTGCTGCCGGGGCCTTTCTTGTGTATCGCAACCGGGCCGATTTCATTGGCAGCATCTATGAAAGCCACGCCACGTGGCTTGTGCGCACCTTCGTGCTGACTCTGATCGGGTTGGGCGCCGGCTTTGTTGCCTTCTCCTTCACGATCAGCCGTGACTTTGGCGGCCTTGTCCTGTTGGTGGTGGGGCTGTACTATATCTACCGGGTTTTCAAAGGATTCCGAACCTTTGCGCGTGCACGCAAAATCGCCGATCCCCTTGCCTTCGTCTAA
- a CDS encoding DUF4870 family protein — translation MNDQPATEAKKTPAPKAKAKAAPAEAVEAPATEAPAPAADPVPAAEPAPAPAPAPAPVAEAAPLVATDAQKRRTMLIIYALFAASMFTFGITAVVAYVLYIRKQRDDFKGTIWESHITWLDRTFLFSAGAAVLGVVLSFAVGGLILVLALAYLMYRVVKGFLAYDENKAIIAPNAYY, via the coding sequence ATGAACGATCAACCGGCCACCGAAGCCAAGAAGACGCCGGCCCCCAAAGCGAAGGCCAAGGCCGCCCCCGCCGAAGCCGTCGAAGCCCCAGCGACTGAGGCTCCGGCCCCGGCGGCCGACCCCGTCCCGGCGGCCGAACCCGCCCCGGCGCCCGCCCCCGCTCCCGCGCCGGTAGCCGAAGCAGCGCCCTTGGTGGCCACCGACGCCCAGAAGCGCCGCACCATGCTCATCATTTATGCTCTGTTCGCGGCGTCGATGTTCACCTTCGGGATCACGGCGGTGGTCGCCTACGTTCTCTACATTCGCAAGCAGCGCGACGACTTCAAGGGCACGATCTGGGAGAGCCATATCACGTGGCTGGATCGTACCTTCTTATTCTCGGCCGGCGCGGCGGTGTTGGGCGTGGTGTTGTCGTTCGCCGTTGGCGGTCTGATCTTGGTGCTGGCGCTGGCCTACCTGATGTATCGCGTGGTCAAGGGCTTCCTGGCCTACGACGAAAACAAGGCCATCATCGCCCCCAACGCTTATTACTAA
- a CDS encoding exodeoxyribonuclease III: MLRVATFNVNGLKARLPALLAWLAAERPDVVLLQETKCQDLDFPVSAFEDAGYQVAFHGQKTYNGVAIASRLPLEDIESGLPGDDEDPQARYLEALVDGRLRVASLYLPNGNPTDDPIKYPYKLAWMTRLIARARHHLSQAPDLPLVLGGDYNVCPTDDDVFDPVGWAEDALCRPETRARYRALVHLGFTDALRVRHPAPGLFTYWDYQGGAWTKNHGLRIDHLLLNPAAADRLLEAGVDLSPRGEPKASDHTPAWISLDV, encoded by the coding sequence ATGCTGCGCGTTGCCACGTTCAATGTGAACGGCCTCAAGGCGCGCCTGCCCGCCTTGCTGGCGTGGCTGGCGGCCGAGCGGCCCGATGTTGTTTTGTTGCAGGAAACCAAGTGCCAGGACCTTGACTTCCCCGTGAGTGCCTTCGAGGATGCGGGCTATCAGGTCGCCTTCCATGGCCAAAAGACCTACAACGGCGTCGCCATCGCCTCGCGCCTGCCCCTGGAAGACATCGAGTCCGGCCTGCCCGGCGATGACGAGGATCCCCAGGCCCGCTACCTGGAAGCCCTGGTCGATGGTCGCCTGCGCGTGGCCAGCCTCTACCTCCCCAACGGCAACCCCACCGACGATCCGATCAAGTATCCCTACAAACTGGCCTGGATGACTCGGCTCATCGCCCGGGCCCGGCACCACCTGTCCCAGGCCCCTGACCTCCCCTTGGTGCTGGGCGGCGACTACAACGTGTGCCCGACCGATGACGACGTCTTTGATCCCGTCGGCTGGGCCGAGGACGCCCTGTGCCGCCCCGAAACCCGCGCGCGCTACCGTGCCTTGGTTCACCTGGGCTTCACCGACGCTTTGCGCGTCCGCCACCCCGCGCCCGGCTTGTTCACCTACTGGGACTATCAAGGCGGGGCCTGGACCAAAAACCATGGGCTGCGCATCGACCATCTATTGCTTAACCCAGCAGCCGCCGACCGGTTGCTGGAGGCCGGCGTGGACCTGTCGCCACGCGGCGAACCCAAGGCCAGCGATCATACGCCGGCTTGGATCAGCCTGGACGTGTGA
- a CDS encoding HesB/IscA family protein, with amino-acid sequence MTLAAQTAPAGSLTLSDAAVARLKALQEAKQEPGLLLRVSVSSGGCQGFSLNFSLTDERFDSDHVIDRDGARVVVDADSLALLDGAEIDFTDTLMSQSFIVRNPHATSTCGCGSSFSL; translated from the coding sequence ATGACCCTCGCCGCCCAGACCGCCCCCGCCGGTTCTCTGACCCTTTCCGATGCCGCTGTGGCCCGCCTCAAGGCCTTGCAAGAGGCGAAGCAGGAGCCCGGCCTCCTGCTGCGTGTCAGCGTCAGCAGCGGAGGGTGCCAAGGTTTCTCCTTGAACTTCAGCCTCACCGATGAGCGTTTCGACTCCGACCACGTGATCGACCGTGACGGGGCCCGCGTGGTCGTGGATGCGGACTCCCTGGCCCTGCTCGACGGCGCCGAGATCGACTTCACCGACACCTTGATGAGCCAGTCATTCATAGTGCGCAACCCGCACGCCACCAGCACGTGTGGATGCGGCAGCTCCTTCTCTCTTTAG